TCAAATGTCTGTCTTTAGAATAGCACGTTGGAAAGATACTGAAGAAACAAGGAGTGACCGAGAGGGAGGAGAAAGTTacgaacacttgaaaattgtaAGGAAACCCTGTTTTGTTGTGTACAGCATATTTTCGCTCACATGGACAAACAATAGAAGCTTACCTGCTGCTTGAAACCGCACATTCCACAGTCAGTACATACTGTCTTTTCGTTGCATTTGTGCGAAAATACAGGTATTTTAGAGCTATCCTGAAAAACtttcataggcctattacattttaCCACAGCTGGCTCGTTATGGTTTGAATTAATGCATTAAATATAAGAAACACGCAAAATTTAACATTATGACGCAAATTTTTACCATTGTAtgttataaaacttaaaaaatttctaaatatGCATCAGTTATTCCCAAATATAACGTTAATATGCAGTTTCGTACTAAATATGCTACAAATTTAAAAACGGtccaaatatgcatttatatgcccAATAAAAACCCTTCATTTTCTTCAGAATGTTTGTAATCAAGTTTAAATCAGTCTGAAATTCGACACAATCCAAAggaaaaaatatgacatgtcatagaaatccgctccttagtaagGAGTGACGCATAATGATAcaaaatccatccatccaatgaCATTACAGCTCAATTTCTAGCCTTGGCCTTCCGTAGCTTTTGCCTTCAACTGATTCTATCTTGTGCGGCAAGCTTCCAGTTGTCACACTGGAGTAAGATAGCAGTGTCTTCCTTAATACCAGCTTCCCAACTTTTCCTGAGTCTTCAAACATCTGGATTCCCTATGAAATTGGCTCCTATATAGGGTTCTGATGTGCCAAGTACCAATTCGTAAGTCCAGTTTCCTTTGCCTAGTTCGTCGTTGTTGTTATCCATCATTCCGAGACTTGCTGGGTTTCtgaacataaatatttttacagtgcaGAATTGTTAACCCTATGCCCAACCTCCAGATGTTATACAATATGGTACCTCAACCTTTCACGAAATGTCACGTGCATACTCGTATATACGACAATTTCAGTTTTAAAACCGAGTACAGTTTTCAGTAATTTTTGCAATAGGAACTATTGAAAATCCATCTTCGCAATCTTTTATGAATTAATTTGCACTTCACTGAAAACGTCACAACTAAGCTGTCAGATcaacggcgtagctcagacggctaaggcgcttgcctgccgatccggagttcgttcggacgctggttcgattcccgattgggttttttccgaggtttttcccaaccataaggcaaatgtcaggtaatctatgacgtatccttggcctcatctcgccaaatatcatctcgctatcaccaattccatcgacgctaaaaaacctcgtagttgatacagcgtcgttaaataaccaagtaaaaaatatatttaaaaaatgtaaaaaaaaagctgTCAGCAATATGGTATGAGTGTTACGTGACTAATAAAGATTCTTTACATTCACGTCAATCGCACTTCAACAACGAGTTCATGTTCTCTTAATAcatcataaataatttaaacagaAATCATAGACCTATAGACGACATATAATTCGGTTCTGGCACAAAAAGAAAGAATTCGACTCAAACCCTGGTTGCAATCATGTACGTAAAAATTATCATGTTCACAAAGGTAACAGCCAAGTCTATAAAACACGCAAAAACGTGTATAAGTTACTGGCCATGTAATAGGCCTGATCATTAAATTAAGACTGCAAATACAATAAGCTTTTTAATCGCGTAAATTTCACTGCTCTTATGGAAGTCACtttcatattgtaagaaatatcgCTCAGATCTGCAACTTATCAACCATTAACCTAACTATACCCACACACCAAGTTACAactaggcctacttgatgagtaaaGTAATTAACTTGATCAAATGAATCGAAAATGCAAAAGGCATCACACTAAATTATACTCAACTAGTATCATTATCATTTCGTGTAGTAATCATACTAATAAACTATTGCATAATGGCAATAGATCATAATGCAGTCCTTCACAAAACGAAATAGGAAACAGAGTGATTGCAGTTGACGTAGAAGCCAAATCCGGAGCAATTAAGGTGCAGTATTCATCTGAGACATACATAAAGTTTTgtattatacaaaaataataaccTTCGCAATGTCATTCCGTCTTAACCTGCAAACAGTATCATATAACCTAACCTTCCTGTAAATTATCCGACCctattaatacataaaaaaacacgATTCAACTTACCTTCCTTTCACAGAAGAACTTAATCTAATTCAATTAATAACAGCCTGTAATCATAAACTACACATAATTTTCGATTTATACTGCACAATTACTACCCCTAAATATCATTCAACCCACAAACAATTTCACGAACTTCATCATCTTTAGAACACCAGTTGGCCACCAGGGTACTCtgctttcattaaaataaataaatgaagactaCATTTCGTCTTCTTGTGAATGTGTATAGAATAGTGACGGTAAGTATCAcgattgatttattattttacctaAACATCGAACTCAACTAAATAAAAATGCAACTCTACGTATAGTTCCTCGTTATGTTTAATATTCCAAGTGTACTGTATAGTAAAAGCCTGGCGAGGTTGGGTTTGATTAATGAAGATGAGAAATCAAGTTGTCAATTAGCGACAATGGTAAATAGGTATGTTTTGGAGTAAATGTATGCATTTTAAGCGGAATAAATATTACGAATTTGGTTTACACTTTCAAGAATATTGGCTCTGAACAGCTAATTAAACAAGGGTCCTGGGAGGAAcgtcaataaaatttattaatgttatcaATATTGAGCAAAAgattatgaaacaattataatttcatgttgtaaaatatttatcttaatgcaaattatttcaaaatgtcaCTCATACTGAATTCATACACATCTCCGAGAAAAGAAAATCTAAATTTAtttcaaactagccgtacccgtgcgctccgctgcacccgttagaaataaatataaagtaattacataattaaaataggacgtttgatccagggaacattcgtgtttgatagaaggataaatcgtttaatatgttacttaatttaaattgcatccaaataattaaaatgcgatcattttggtccagagactctcatttggtgcaatgacaattcctttaaaatgtttcttaatttttattacatgcaaccatagtttaataaagattgacatcatttagatttaatttgtatttttttttttttacttgttataggtttccattgaattatgataataacttaattttaacccttgttttctacgtattcagtaaatggcgcttggcccactatggttctgaacccttcaaataacttaaattatattatattatattatattatattatattatattatattatattatattatattatattatattatatcagaagttactgtaataacattatagcattatgtccatctagagaaactacactttcctaaggtgaaataataattaattatacaaatcggttaatttagcttccgatattacttcatacaaacacagaaacattctctgtaggctatctttcatagctttcgtttgttgctgtccaaggccccttatagacgaagtcatttgttttttaattcattacacggccttagatggcagttatcttaattttaaaactcatttatctcattaaatatcagtcctatcaaaatttttcaagaaataaaacttttcgaaaattatttttaaagaaacatttgttatgtaacatttttcacaaaaatcaataataagcgagatatttcgatttaattcaggcccccttataaccccccttttaaataatgtattttgaatgccatatagcctaaaatctaagttacaacgaacttaatttatattctaattttcatcgaaatccgttcagccattatcgagtgaaaaggtaacaaacatacagacagacagacagacatacaaacaaaaatttcaaaaaagcgattttcggtttcagggtggttaattatatatgttaggaccaattatttttggaaaatcgaaaattgccagaaaaatttcggctacagatttattattagcatagacaGAAATGTGCACAAATATTCATCAATATTTATAGATAGCAATAACAATTTAAACAGTATGAGACTTCAAGCCGTTTAGAAACATTATTCGAGCTTACATTATGAATTTGTTAACTTAGCTGACTTCACTCagtcatatatttacaattttatacgaACGCAAAAATATAATACTTATGTTTGAGCGTTTCGTGTCATGCAAGTATATCATAAATAAACGATAATATTACTTCATCCCCACTTTGTAGTGACGTAATAACAGGGTAGCAGAACTGCAGAATGACAGTTTGGACCACTACCAAGTGAGAAAATGATTACCGAAGTGGAAATGGAGAAAGAGAGGCtttaaaatggagaaaattatttaattagaaTGTCATCTCAAAATTAATCTGCGCCTTACGATTCAGAACATCTTATTGTCAACAGAATATGataattatcagggaacggatttatatggactaaaaatatatgaaatatgtaaatatatatgtagttatttttaccaaaatattgaattaaatatggatttttaccaaaatatggaattaaatatggacttaaaattataaaaaaatgactatgtacgttaaatattggtacattttaatcaaactaaacaaaaaatataatggacgtaccttatcttccaatgtagtttcaacaaaacacaatttttattgtctgttaccataacaataggttacaaacatttctttcaagtgctgaaaagtgaatcttcttctattgtctctgaggatagatttatactgactaaaagagcgttcgacgtcacaagaagtaactggtacataattcaatttcacaatgtctgctggggataagtccaagttaatcgtcactgttgattcaccactcatcacagcaacaaccttttgtagttcttcatatccagggttttttgaaagtacagtgtccaccttagctcttactgcatctgcaactttacctctaccacgattcagttgttccacagtactatttataatttcaaaactttcagatagtgaaaggtgcctattttggagacttttgagcgtttttatgatgcatgaaaatgtatgctgaatgtgagctaagtcattcttcacacttatgtcacaggtaactgttttcgcagtatcaattgagactgcatcttcagagtccaatgcaaggagaacattgttaatagagtctatatgttcggcataatattcaactgcttctagccatgtaccccatctagttaaaattggctttggtggcaatggaatttcagggtacatttctttcaacacgttaactctactgggagctttgagaaatacttttttcactgatgaaatcaacaaatctactttagggaaattgtctctgaccacttctgccacacgatgaaatgcatgcgccacacaagtaaaatgagtcaatttaggatatacaacagataatgcttgtccagctttgaccatataaggggcagcatcgctaataaagaataacacattatcgtacataataccctttggccacaggatacccatagcttcgttgaacagtttaactatagttttgttattgcacttttctagaacatcacaatgtaaaagaattcgttcagaatattgttcacttaacaaaccgataactacattaccaacaagtctaccttctttgttgggagtctcatcaatggaaacccaaattgaactatctttaatttcatctcttatcttctgtattgtctcatcgtagatggatggagcatacgtcttcctaagtgttgactcatccgggattgtatgttgagtatatttttcaaggaattccctgaagaccttattctttagtttgtagagaggaatatcagcagagatgagagaacggcacaggtcgatgttaaactcagatcttacattcgatgttgttggttgtgttaaaaacaattgtctctgcttggaatttagttgtttgttagcctgatgtttactagttgtaatgtgttgttgcaccaggaacttttgtgtagatgatactgcacactgacacaaattacaaaataatattttattgtcagttgataaaccatcttctttaaattctgaaatgtaacttgttagttttgattttaaattgactgaatgacgtacttttggcatatttaccgtctttatagtatgatttacaaaactgaacctatgtgtactctgactggcatttaactgttgagctgcacaactgaagtctgttaaaaattttaaattaaattaatacagttttgtaacttactttcccattgttgataggactgctaattttcaaataactctgatgttaaagggattactgaacatgtgtttaaatctctattgttgaaatgtatttttaaaagttaatggaattttgttttgttttattgttaaacctaatataatatggactgttttatatgaaatatggaaaatatatggaaattaacgaaaatatgtactaaactctaaaatatggaaaaatatggaaaataaaagtaggatttttcaaccctacacattgtgaaacataaagataatgcaaaatataaattatattagctttataagtaaatatgtatttacatataaatcctttccctgataattatGAAGATCCACAAAATGTGATTACTCAGTACAATCGATGAAAGAGTGAGAGGAAGAGAATAAGTAATGAAATGCATatgatgttataaatattataaattaaaatcaatgctATGTTCtcgttgaatgttatattgcagtGTAGGTAACATCATGCGATGGCAGGACCTTTGGTCCAGTACGTTGTTGTGCGGGCAGACTTGATAAAAGTACATAAATGGAATTTAGGATCTGTCATTGCCCAAGCTTGCCATGCTTGTTGTGCTGTTACTCATCTCTTCCATGATGATCCTCAGACACAAGAATATCTTAAGGATCTAGATAACATGCATAAAGTTGTGCTGGAGGTATGTATTCATGAAATAGCTATCCGACAGTTTTAGCTATTCCACTGTTACATAATTAAACTCTAAT
This region of Periplaneta americana isolate PAMFEO1 chromosome 13, P.americana_PAMFEO1_priV1, whole genome shotgun sequence genomic DNA includes:
- the LOC138712374 gene encoding putative peptidyl-tRNA hydrolase PTRHD1 — protein: MAGPLVQYVVVRADLIKVHKWNLGSVIAQACHACCAVTHLFHDDPQTQEYLKDLDNMHKVVLEVPDDSGLQSLESKLKEHSVLHKMWIEQPENIPTCIVVKPYPKEEVQKYFKKLKLFKN